From a region of the Fibrobacter sp. genome:
- a CDS encoding ribose-phosphate pyrophosphokinase, with the protein MSDRFIVTGNFTDDPFAIDMAQYIGLREDISDVVSLKTFANSEFCPRYMLDADDIEHIGRRLEGKIVLICSVSNHERSRNDYAMRNMILARAAKDNGAEQVVLVEPDLFYSAQDRGPHRVGELEKDRPDADLKKFDGQAFSSMLYAELLKKSGVDAVVTCHNHSIKVQNLFNDIFEGHFHNLIPTDVYAHYIKNSNFVQCGKDGNNLVIVSPDKGARPFMNAVYDALQLPECKRVVMDKVRTGEREISMTFNPELSDISIDEIEGKDVIVFDDMVRTGTTIVQCCEHIKKGNPNRVCFGVTHFHTSAEAREKLNSPAIDEILTTSTLPDIMNRDCQGRLRKKLTVLKLGKWIARHVMQMYGMDDGRFERDFYKIDMSSKNPRWPPQQY; encoded by the coding sequence ATGTCAGATCGTTTTATCGTGACCGGTAACTTCACCGATGATCCGTTCGCCATCGACATGGCCCAGTACATTGGTCTTCGTGAAGATATTTCCGACGTGGTTTCCCTCAAGACCTTCGCCAACTCCGAATTCTGCCCCCGCTATATGCTGGATGCCGATGACATCGAACATATCGGTCGCCGCCTCGAAGGCAAGATTGTCCTTATCTGCTCCGTTTCCAACCACGAACGCAGCCGTAACGACTACGCCATGCGTAACATGATCCTCGCTCGCGCCGCCAAGGACAATGGTGCCGAACAGGTCGTTCTCGTGGAACCGGACTTGTTCTACTCTGCACAGGACCGCGGCCCGCACCGCGTTGGCGAACTTGAAAAGGATCGCCCGGATGCAGACCTCAAGAAGTTCGACGGCCAGGCTTTCTCCAGCATGCTCTATGCTGAACTCCTGAAGAAGTCCGGCGTGGACGCTGTGGTCACCTGCCACAACCACTCCATCAAGGTCCAGAACCTCTTCAACGACATTTTCGAAGGTCACTTCCACAACCTGATTCCGACTGACGTTTACGCTCACTACATCAAGAACAGCAACTTCGTGCAGTGCGGTAAGGATGGCAACAACCTGGTGATCGTCTCCCCGGACAAGGGCGCACGCCCCTTCATGAACGCTGTCTACGATGCTCTCCAGCTCCCGGAATGCAAGCGCGTGGTGATGGACAAGGTCCGTACCGGCGAACGTGAAATCTCCATGACCTTCAACCCGGAACTTTCCGACATCAGCATCGACGAAATCGAAGGCAAGGACGTGATCGTATTCGACGACATGGTCCGTACCGGTACCACCATCGTTCAGTGCTGCGAACACATCAAGAAGGGCAACCCCAACCGCGTGTGCTTCGGCGTCACCCACTTCCACACCAGTGCAGAAGCTCGTGAAAAGCTGAACAGCCCCGCAATCGACGAAATTCTTACCACCTCCACCCTGCCGGATATCATGAACCGTGACTGCCAGGGTCGTCTCCGTAAGAAGCTCACCGTCCTCAAGCTGGGTAAGTGGATTGCTCGCCACGTGATGCAGATGTACGGCATGGACGACGGTCGTTTCGAACGCGACTTCTACAAGATCGACATGTCCTCCAAGAACCCCCGTTGGCCGCCTCAGCAGTACTAA
- a CDS encoding NADH-quinone oxidoreductase subunit A yields MTNVEIFDTTFAMTILVIMALCIPTILLLANWILHPGKIKDTSIKGTSYESGIAHVAGTSNERYPVKYYMVAMLFLVFDLEVAFLYPWTIQFLAGGWELLYVLLAFLVILEAGYCYLMKKGVLNWTRVQD; encoded by the coding sequence ATGACGAACGTTGAAATTTTCGACACCACCTTTGCTATGACCATTTTGGTCATTATGGCTCTTTGCATCCCCACCATCCTGCTCCTTGCCAACTGGATTCTTCATCCGGGCAAGATCAAGGATACCTCCATCAAGGGTACTTCCTACGAAAGTGGTATCGCCCATGTTGCCGGTACCTCCAACGAACGTTACCCGGTTAAGTACTACATGGTGGCAATGCTGTTCCTGGTGTTCGACCTTGAAGTAGCGTTCCTCTACCCCTGGACCATCCAGTTCCTCGCTGGTGGCTGGGAACTTCTCTATGTGCTTTTGGCATTCCTGGTTATCCTCGAAGCCGGCTACTGCTACCTGATGAAGAAGGGTGTCCTCAACTGGACCCGCGTTCAGGACTAG
- the nhaA gene encoding Na+/H+ antiporter NhaA — protein MSAKVTSSDRVEELFPETPVRKIITPIERLMQVETTGGIVLIIMTVAALLWANFGTHAYHHVWHLPFAVNIAGYDLASLLGIKEGFNLHWLINDALMTIFFFNIGLEVKGEMTYGELRDPKAASLPIIAAAGGMLFPALIYLAINGLTGTDAARGWGIPTATDIAFVVGCMAILGKKVPHALRVMILTLAIADDIGAILVIAIGYPSGDGLNFAALGTGIALLVLINVLFRIGVRNLLLHCLVGVAVWAFFVKSGVHPTIAGVLLGLSVPAKAVITSGKVRSFVSGVDHVLSGETKDENEKYRVFSLLKKASSDSISMQERLYKSLAPWVNFFIMPLFALSNAGVEIKLGGVEVPVMGAVALALVFGKPIGIFLFSLISVKVGISKKPSYSWKILWGGGMLAGIGFTMALFVASLAFDVGDRQDSAKLGILLGSFSAAILGTIYMSVVSKPGKDEPEGHGHH, from the coding sequence ATGTCGGCAAAAGTGACTAGCAGCGATCGCGTAGAAGAACTGTTCCCGGAAACCCCGGTCCGTAAGATTATAACTCCCATCGAGCGCCTGATGCAGGTGGAAACCACCGGCGGCATTGTGCTGATTATTATGACGGTGGCGGCTCTCCTCTGGGCTAACTTCGGTACCCACGCCTATCATCACGTTTGGCATCTGCCCTTTGCTGTGAATATCGCCGGCTATGACCTTGCTTCCCTGCTGGGGATCAAGGAAGGCTTCAACCTTCACTGGCTCATTAACGACGCCCTCATGACCATCTTCTTCTTCAACATCGGTCTTGAGGTGAAGGGCGAAATGACCTACGGCGAACTTCGCGACCCGAAGGCTGCCAGCCTGCCCATTATCGCGGCTGCCGGCGGTATGCTTTTCCCCGCATTGATCTACCTGGCTATTAACGGACTGACTGGCACGGATGCCGCCCGCGGTTGGGGTATTCCTACTGCCACTGATATTGCCTTCGTGGTTGGCTGTATGGCGATCCTTGGCAAGAAGGTTCCCCACGCTCTTCGTGTCATGATCCTGACCCTTGCCATTGCCGATGATATCGGCGCAATCCTGGTGATTGCCATCGGTTATCCCAGCGGCGACGGCTTGAACTTTGCCGCCCTCGGAACCGGTATCGCTCTCCTTGTCTTGATCAACGTGCTGTTCCGTATCGGTGTCCGCAACCTTCTGCTCCACTGCCTCGTTGGTGTTGCCGTATGGGCCTTCTTTGTGAAGTCCGGCGTTCATCCCACCATTGCCGGTGTGCTGCTCGGCCTTTCTGTTCCTGCCAAGGCCGTGATTACCAGCGGCAAGGTCCGTAGCTTTGTAAGCGGTGTGGACCATGTCCTCTCTGGCGAAACCAAGGATGAAAACGAAAAGTACCGCGTGTTCTCTTTGCTGAAGAAGGCTTCCAGCGACAGTATCTCTATGCAGGAACGCCTCTACAAGTCCCTGGCCCCCTGGGTCAACTTCTTCATTATGCCTCTCTTTGCTCTTTCCAACGCCGGCGTGGAAATCAAGCTTGGCGGTGTGGAAGTCCCGGTTATGGGTGCTGTGGCTCTAGCTCTTGTCTTTGGTAAGCCCATTGGCATTTTCCTCTTCAGCTTGATTTCTGTAAAGGTCGGCATTTCCAAGAAGCCCAGCTACAGCTGGAAGATTCTTTGGGGTGGTGGCATGCTGGCCGGTATCGGCTTTACCATGGCCCTGTTCGTTGCTAGCCTCGCCTTTGACGTGGGCGACCGTCAGGACTCCGCAAAGCTGGGTATCCTGCTTGGAAGCTTCAGTGCCGCAATCCTTGGAACCATCTACATGAGTGTGGTTTCCAAGCCTGGCAAGGACGAGCCTGAAGGCCATGGTCATCACTAA
- a CDS encoding GIY-YIG nuclease family protein, whose amino-acid sequence MLRCQGSRIYTGYAVDVAARFDQHRNGKGAKFTKAFPPECILRYFILEEKGSALRLEARIKKMPRPQKDLLAQGCRKILEMLSEELGFAITDGGNDPSEKSDGPS is encoded by the coding sequence ATGCTCCGTTGTCAGGGAAGCCGTATCTACACCGGGTACGCAGTAGATGTTGCTGCCCGTTTTGATCAGCACAGGAACGGAAAGGGGGCCAAGTTTACCAAGGCATTTCCGCCGGAATGTATTTTACGTTATTTCATCCTTGAGGAGAAGGGTTCTGCCCTTCGACTGGAAGCCCGGATAAAGAAAATGCCCCGGCCGCAAAAGGACCTGCTTGCTCAGGGTTGTCGGAAAATCTTGGAGATGTTATCGGAGGAACTAGGTTTTGCCATAACCGATGGGGGAAATGACCCTTCTGAAAAATCGGATGGCCCGTCTTAA
- a CDS encoding sulfite exporter TauE/SafE family protein, producing MDSLTSTEIWQYAQYPAFFILGAVVSLINSIAGGGSTLSLPIMIFLGMPPTVANGTNRIGLIIGNLSSVHNLAKHGYLNKKIFKQLFIPSFIGACIGVCFLVNIGDKAFQAILAGVICLVVVMSRLRKDILGKPPATPPERLTPGGAIGFALVSIYGCIVQVGVGFVQIFSLTRYTGLDPIHVNALKNALTTIFLILSTIALGIAGKILWPVAIVMAAGAWFGGYLGSSLQRKKGNKFVENFVSVCSIAMAIYLAVDLIIA from the coding sequence ATGGATAGCCTAACCAGTACCGAAATTTGGCAGTACGCACAGTACCCCGCCTTCTTCATCCTGGGCGCAGTCGTCAGTCTCATCAACAGTATCGCCGGCGGCGGCAGCACCTTGAGCCTGCCCATCATGATTTTCCTGGGAATGCCGCCTACCGTTGCAAACGGAACCAACCGAATCGGGCTTATCATCGGGAACCTGAGCAGCGTCCACAATCTGGCTAAGCATGGCTACCTGAACAAGAAAATTTTTAAGCAGCTTTTTATACCGTCCTTTATAGGCGCATGCATCGGCGTATGTTTCCTGGTGAATATCGGGGACAAGGCCTTCCAGGCAATTTTGGCAGGCGTTATCTGCCTTGTTGTCGTCATGAGCAGGCTGCGTAAAGATATCCTGGGCAAACCTCCCGCTACACCTCCGGAAAGGCTCACCCCTGGCGGCGCCATCGGTTTCGCCTTAGTGTCCATCTACGGATGTATCGTGCAGGTGGGTGTCGGTTTCGTCCAGATATTCAGCCTCACGCGTTATACCGGCCTCGACCCCATCCACGTAAACGCTTTAAAGAACGCGCTCACAACCATATTCCTGATTCTCAGTACCATAGCCCTAGGCATCGCAGGCAAAATCCTTTGGCCTGTCGCCATCGTCATGGCAGCCGGCGCCTGGTTCGGAGGCTACCTCGGGAGTTCCCTGCAGCGCAAGAAAGGCAACAAGTTCGTAGAGAACTTTGTCAGCGTCTGTAGCATCGCCATGGCCATCTACCTGGCCGTAGATCTAATCATCGCCTAG
- a CDS encoding helix-turn-helix domain-containing protein → MEDGNDLKELSKILGILLKKRRDDGHHSQEEFSLKVGKHRQWVSKIENGNSLPSILNLHYYTKAVGIDMGELLNEACRIFDQQKAPAKMVAEHNQGLEYFKKNKRRKANNKD, encoded by the coding sequence ATGGAAGACGGAAATGACTTAAAAGAGCTATCCAAAATATTGGGGATTCTTCTCAAAAAAAGGCGTGATGACGGTCATCATAGCCAGGAGGAGTTTTCTCTTAAAGTCGGCAAGCATCGCCAGTGGGTTAGCAAGATCGAAAACGGCAACAGTCTCCCCTCCATATTGAATTTACACTACTATACCAAAGCCGTCGGCATAGACATGGGTGAGTTACTGAACGAAGCCTGCAGAATCTTCGACCAACAGAAAGCCCCGGCAAAAATGGTAGCAGAACACAATCAAGGCCTTGAATACTTTAAAAAGAACAAACGTCGCAAGGCCAACAACAAGGACTAG
- a CDS encoding BamA/TamA family outer membrane protein, with the protein MSPCLHAAILALAGVAAAADSTSAKDDGFQRFSALPILGYSEETKLQYGAMALVFFRPEAPGGEVPEIDISVQGTSRGQYSFMFTPYFYLMHDQVSGWFNLRYQDWVASYFGMGNNPDFDEYILFDRQKLNVGLELESNLGISEILPKGFKYGMEIDLEYADISFRSGKSDSKGVRDDQGDPKDLDGTYLLDESADKVTNNIAAPDANSGFRNGLGYLLAYDTRDNKNWARHGFLLQWQQMFYSDLIGDYSYQTETLDLRGYTYLFWKTSMAVGALWQRTSGDTPFDKLSGPDGVKRFRGVESLYFRDNQSLILQAELRKVLFWRLAGDIFFEGGKVGDHFSELLRNQWHRAIGFGGELALNLKESLYARGEFSWIDNEHLALTVYIRQAF; encoded by the coding sequence TTGTCCCCGTGCTTACATGCAGCTATTCTCGCCCTGGCAGGGGTGGCGGCCGCAGCCGACTCCACATCCGCGAAAGACGACGGATTCCAAAGGTTCTCGGCGCTGCCTATCCTGGGGTATTCCGAGGAAACCAAGCTGCAGTACGGAGCCATGGCGCTGGTGTTCTTCCGGCCCGAAGCTCCCGGCGGAGAAGTCCCCGAGATAGACATTTCCGTCCAGGGTACCAGCCGCGGTCAATACAGCTTCATGTTCACGCCTTACTTCTACCTGATGCACGACCAGGTCAGTGGCTGGTTCAATCTGCGTTACCAGGACTGGGTGGCAAGCTACTTCGGCATGGGGAACAATCCGGACTTCGACGAATACATTCTCTTCGACCGCCAAAAGCTTAACGTAGGCCTTGAACTGGAGTCCAACCTGGGTATTTCCGAAATCCTTCCCAAGGGTTTCAAGTACGGCATGGAAATAGACCTGGAATACGCCGACATCAGCTTCCGAAGCGGCAAGTCCGACAGCAAAGGCGTTCGTGACGACCAGGGCGACCCCAAAGACCTCGACGGCACCTACCTCCTTGACGAGAGTGCAGATAAAGTAACAAACAACATTGCCGCCCCCGACGCAAATTCCGGCTTCCGTAACGGACTTGGCTACCTGCTGGCCTACGACACCCGCGACAACAAGAACTGGGCCCGCCACGGGTTCCTGCTGCAATGGCAGCAGATGTTCTACAGTGACCTGATCGGCGACTACAGCTACCAGACCGAGACCCTGGACCTGCGAGGTTACACCTATCTGTTCTGGAAGACTTCCATGGCCGTAGGCGCCCTGTGGCAGCGCACCAGCGGCGACACCCCCTTCGATAAACTGTCCGGGCCCGACGGAGTCAAGAGGTTCCGCGGTGTGGAAAGTCTTTACTTCCGCGACAATCAATCCCTGATTTTGCAGGCGGAACTGAGAAAGGTCCTGTTCTGGAGACTGGCCGGAGACATCTTCTTCGAAGGCGGAAAGGTCGGAGACCACTTCAGCGAACTGCTCCGAAATCAGTGGCACCGAGCCATCGGGTTCGGAGGCGAACTGGCCCTGAACCTCAAGGAAAGCCTTTACGCCCGAGGCGAATTCTCCTGGATCGACAACGAGCATCTGGCACTGACGGTCTACATCCGCCAGGCATTCTAA